The genomic interval AGAGCGCTCTAAGAGACGTGTTGTTTACTTTCACCATCAAACAATCAGCGCTTGCGATCAGTTGATTGTCGCTGCGAAGCTGAGCCTCACAAAAAACGCTTTTTCCCTGCTCTTCTTTTACCCAGCCTTCAAGCTGGAGTTCTTTATTAAGCGGGGTTGGCTTATGATATCGGACACTAAGCTTACCGGTCATACTTGGAACTCCGGTACGTACCATCAGTGAACCAAAAATTTGGTCAATCAACGCGGCTACAATACCGCCGTGTGCCGCTCCCGGCGGGCCCTCATAGGCATAGCTTAGTGTCACCACGCCAAGGACTTTGTCGCCCTCTTCCCGCACTACCATCGGCGGTGCCAGAGGATTACAGACACCCAGCATGAAATTACGGTCAGCATAAATACCGCCGTCGTGTTCCCAATTACCACTTTTGACGGTATCGAAAAAAGTCGGTCCAAGCTTGGCACCAAGCTTCTCAGCCAAACGCTCCACGGTATCTGCAGCTTCTGTAACCGCTTTATCCTCTACTTCCGTAAACATACTATGCTCAATCAACCGCCGAAGGTTCGAAGCCAGCCGGCGCCGCTCTTGCCATCGATGAGATTCTGCATTCCTATGTAGTTGCCAGCTTTGTTCCGTCATATTTTCAGCCCAATGCCCAACCGTTATCAATGGTGAGTATCGAACCATTGATGTACTTACTCTCATCGGAAACGAGGAAAAGAGCAGCATTGGCTACTTCTTCAGGTTGGCCGTACCGTTGAATCATTGGAAGATAGGGAGCCATTTTCTCCATACCCATTTGATTTGGCATCTTCCCCATAGCCATGGGTGTCATGATTGAACCTGGTGCAATTGCATTGCAGCGAATGCCCTTATCGCCGTAATAAAAGGCGATTGATTTTGTAAGCCCGTTCACACCATGTTTAGAGGCTGTATAAGCAGTGCCTCCTCGTCCAGCACTCACTGACGCCACGCTGGATGTATTTAAAATGGTACCACTTCCTTGCTCAAGCATGATGGCAAGAGCTCGTCGAGATAACATCATGGGCCCCGTAAGGTTCACGGCTATTACTTTGTCCCAAAGTTCATCCGTGACCTCCGCAGCAGGTGTTAGGCCATCTAAGACCCCTGCGTTGTTACAGAGAATATCTAAACGCCCATAAGCAGAAGTAGCTGCAGCAACAAGCTTGTCGGCACCCTCTGGCGTACAACAGTCTCCAATAACTGCAATTGCTTTACCGCCGTCGGCCTCGATGGATTCTACAACCTCGCTGGCTGCCTTTTCATTCAGGTCACCGATAACAACACTGGCACCTTCTTTGGAGAACATCGTGGCCATGGCTTTCCCAATGCCGGATGCTCCTCCCGTAACAATTGCGACTTTATTTTCGAGTTTCATTATGCAACTTCCTAGTTAAGCTTGTGCTTCGCCCGTGGCGATATCTTTGGCCCATCGATAATCTGGCTTCCCACTCGGGTGACGAAGAACAGTCTCAACTGAAAAATACTCACGTGGCACTTTGTAGCCTGCTACCTTCGTGCGGCAGAAACTGAGTAAGTCATCGCTGTTGACGCTCATTCCTTCTCGCGGCTGAATGACTGCAGCCACGCGCTGACCCCATTTTTCATCGGGCACTCCAACAACAACGGCGTCCATGACCGCCGGGTGTGCCTTAAGGCTTTCCTCAACTTCTTCCGGAAATACTTTCTCACCGCCGGTATTGATACAAACAGCCCCGCGCCCCTGGATGGTAATCAAGCCATCCTCTTCCACCATCGCCATGTCACCCGTGACAACCCAGCGCTCTCCCTTGATCTCAATAAAGGTCTTGGCTGTTTTGACGGGATCCTTGTAGTAGCCAACAGGTAAACGGCCTTTGCGTGCTAGAAAACCAATCTTATCGGAGCCTGGCTCGATGGGGTTATGATCTTCGTCAATCACAACATTGCCATCATGCATCGCAAAAGTGGGACGGCCCGTTGCGCTGTTTTCAAAGGATGCACCCTGGTGACCGGTCTCAGTGGCGCCAAAGTTATTGAGAATCATCGCTTCAGGTACAAGCTCTTGCATTTCGCTTTTAACACTGTCGGATAAAATCGCGCCTGCTGAAACAATAACCATCAGAGAAGATGTATCGTAATCACCGTTTTTAACTTCATCGCTAAACGGCCGAGACATCGCATCACCAACCAACGTAATGGTATTCACACCCTCTTTTTCGATGGCTGCAAGCACACGTGGAGGATCAAAACTTGGTCCCGGAACCACAATAATTTTCCCGGCCCCAAACCAACCAATGATGGCTGTCCATTGTGCTGCACCATGAATAAAAGGAGCAGCTGGTAAAAAATTCATCGACAACGAGTCGCCAGAGGCAATTCGAGCGGAGAGTTCCTCTGCCTTTTGGTGATGTTCACCGCCAGGGTTCCCGCCTTGTAAGCCCGCAAAGAAAAGGTCCTCGTGACGCCACATCACACCTTTGGGCATGCCTGTCGTGCCGCCGGTATAGACGATAAAAATATCATCACCGCTTCGCTCTTCGAAATCACGCGTATCGGTGACCTCGCCCAACGCGGCTTCGTACTCCGTTGCTTCGATGCCATTCATGAGCTCGACTTTTGCACCCGTGGGATCATCAACGTAAATATATTGTTCAAGAGTTGGCACTTTTTCAGCAATCGCAGCAACGCGGCCTGCGTATTCCCGCTGAAAGACCAAGGACTTCAAGTCTGCATCGTTAAACAGATAAAGCAGCTCATCCTCTACGTAACGGTAGTTGATATTAATCGGAACCGCTCGCACCTTAAGGGTTCCCAGCATCGCCTCGAGAAACTCATGGCCGTTGAATAAATACAGTCCAACATGGTCACCTGAACCAATGCCTTTTTGCTGAAGCACATGGGCGAACCGGTTGGCTCTCTCGTCCAACTGCTTATAGGTAAGCCGTACATCCCCACTCACTACAGCTTCATTATCTGGGATGACATCGGCAATCGATTCCATCAACGTTGCAATATTGAATTCCATCGCTGGATTCCTCCGCGGCATAGCCGCCTTAAGGTTTGTTGGCTCCTACGAGCCACATAGCAAAGTATTGTGAGCCACCGCCGTATGCGTGTCCCATGGCCAACTGAGCACCATCTACTTGGTGGTCACCGGCCTGACCCCGTACCTGTCGTGCAGCTTCGGCGAACCGCAGCATCCCCGACGCCCCAATGGGATTCGTCGATAGAACACCACCTGAAGGATTCACGGGGAATTTCCCGCCAAGCGCAGTTGCCCCAGACTCGGTCAGCTTCCAACCATCGTTTTCATCTGCCAAATCAAGATTCTCGATCCACATGGGTTCAAACCAACTGAACGGCACATAGAGTTCCGCACAATCAATTTGTTCCCTCGGATTGGTAAGACCTGCTTCTTTGTATAGAGCATGCGCGCAATCACGTCCGGCGCGAGGTAAAACTTGGTCTCGTCCGGCAAAGAGTG from Deltaproteobacteria bacterium carries:
- a CDS encoding PaaI family thioesterase — its product is MFTEVEDKAVTEAADTVERLAEKLGAKLGPTFFDTVKSGNWEHDGGIYADRNFMLGVCNPLAPPMVVREEGDKVLGVVTLSYAYEGPPGAAHGGIVAALIDQIFGSLMVRTGVPSMTGKLSVRYHKPTPLNKELQLEGWVKEEQGKSVFCEAQLRSDNQLIASADCLMVKVNNTSLRALFEQIRKDSV
- a CDS encoding acyl-CoA synthetase; its protein translation is MEFNIATLMESIADVIPDNEAVVSGDVRLTYKQLDERANRFAHVLQQKGIGSGDHVGLYLFNGHEFLEAMLGTLKVRAVPININYRYVEDELLYLFNDADLKSLVFQREYAGRVAAIAEKVPTLEQYIYVDDPTGAKVELMNGIEATEYEAALGEVTDTRDFEERSGDDIFIVYTGGTTGMPKGVMWRHEDLFFAGLQGGNPGGEHHQKAEELSARIASGDSLSMNFLPAAPFIHGAAQWTAIIGWFGAGKIIVVPGPSFDPPRVLAAIEKEGVNTITLVGDAMSRPFSDEVKNGDYDTSSLMVIVSAGAILSDSVKSEMQELVPEAMILNNFGATETGHQGASFENSATGRPTFAMHDGNVVIDEDHNPIEPGSDKIGFLARKGRLPVGYYKDPVKTAKTFIEIKGERWVVTGDMAMVEEDGLITIQGRGAVCINTGGEKVFPEEVEESLKAHPAVMDAVVVGVPDEKWGQRVAAVIQPREGMSVNSDDLLSFCRTKVAGYKVPREYFSVETVLRHPSGKPDYRWAKDIATGEAQA
- a CDS encoding glucose 1-dehydrogenase, with the protein product MKLENKVAIVTGGASGIGKAMATMFSKEGASVVIGDLNEKAASEVVESIEADGGKAIAVIGDCCTPEGADKLVAAATSAYGRLDILCNNAGVLDGLTPAAEVTDELWDKVIAVNLTGPMMLSRRALAIMLEQGSGTILNTSSVASVSAGRGGTAYTASKHGVNGLTKSIAFYYGDKGIRCNAIAPGSIMTPMAMGKMPNQMGMEKMAPYLPMIQRYGQPEEVANAALFLVSDESKYINGSILTIDNGWALG